The following are encoded in a window of Thermoproteota archaeon genomic DNA:
- the msrA gene encoding peptide-methionine (S)-S-oxide reductase → MKATFAAGCFWHVEEIFRKTKGVLDTTVGYIGGKVENPTYEQVCTDKTGHAEAVQVEYDPQKISYDELLDIFWNNHNPTTLNRQGFDIGIQYRSAIFYHDSTQEESAKKSKESLEKSGKFQNPIVTEIVPAPTFYKAEDYHQKYFVKNGMV, encoded by the coding sequence ATGAAGGCTACATTTGCAGCTGGGTGTTTTTGGCATGTCGAGGAAATCTTTCGTAAAACCAAAGGTGTCTTAGATACTACTGTTGGATATATTGGCGGAAAAGTTGAAAATCCTACATATGAACAGGTCTGTACTGATAAGACTGGTCATGCAGAAGCAGTTCAAGTAGAGTATGATCCTCAAAAAATCTCATATGATGAATTATTAGACATCTTTTGGAATAATCATAATCCTACTACTCTAAATCGCCAGGGTTTTGATATTGGAATTCAATATCGTTCTGCAATATTCTACCATGACTCTACTCAAGAAGAATCTGCCAAAAAATCTAAAGAATCCTTAGAAAAATCCGGAAAATTCCAAAACCCAATAGTGACTGAAATTGTTCCTGCTCCAACATTTTACAAGGCAGAAGATTATCATCAAAAATATTTTGTAAAGAATGGTATGGTATGA
- a CDS encoding universal stress protein: MQGNSINKILVPIDGSKNSIRALEMAITIAKNCKAKITGVYCMYTQSYSETRGVASVSNEMRKEARTVLDDAKKTCGKAGVSFTTKILQGNIGFNIVKTAHQKNNKFDLIVIGSRGRSSLKSMFLGSTSNFVIHESSIPVLIVK; this comes from the coding sequence ATGCAGGGCAATTCCATCAATAAAATACTTGTACCAATTGATGGTTCCAAGAATTCCATTAGAGCCTTAGAAATGGCAATTACAATTGCAAAAAACTGCAAGGCAAAGATTACTGGAGTCTATTGTATGTACACACAATCATATTCTGAAACACGCGGTGTAGCTTCAGTAAGTAACGAAATGAGGAAAGAGGCACGTACTGTTCTAGATGATGCAAAGAAGACATGTGGAAAAGCAGGAGTTTCATTTACAACAAAAATCCTACAAGGCAATATCGGATTCAACATTGTAAAAACAGCTCATCAAAAAAATAATAAATTTGATTTAATAGTTATTGGATCAAGAGGCAGAAGTTCCCTTAAGAGTATGTTCTTGGGAAGTACATCAAACTTTGTTATACATGAATCTAGCATTCCAGTTTTAATAGTAAAATAA